atttataACTGAATATCAGATCAAACTGTAGTCATGATGGGAGGTAAATGTGTTGATATGTTGTGGATTATTTTActcataataaatatacatcAGACAACTCAAGAGGAATCTAGACAACTTGTGTCAGGAGAATCATCTACAATTATTGATGACACTAAAGGTGATATAAATGAAATTGACCTTAAATGTACTAATCAAACTTTCACAGAGGAAAATTACATCATCTGGTACAGAACAAGTGGCGATACTCAGAATAAAACAGAGATTTACAGAAATGGAATACTACTGACCTCTAACCTTGGCAAAGAAGCACTAGCATACTCACTTTACAACTCCACTGAAGCTGAATTTACAATATCAATTGCAAGAGCGCTTGGACAATATTTTCACTTAAATAGGTATAGATGTGAAGTAATAGCAACTAATACTGGTAAAGAATTAATAGATATAACTGGTTCTGTCCTTCTGTCTATACAATATCCCCCACCAGCACCATATCCCCTTTGTACTTCTACTGGTTACCAGAGTGATTTAATTGGACAAAATGTTATCTTGACCTGTACAACACAGCTAGGAAATCCCATCATAAACATTGAATGGTGGAGAAATGAAGTAAGGGTTCGGAATGAAGATGTagaatacaataaaaataaggaAAGATTTACAGAACATTCATTGGACTATACCTTTAACCTGCGACAAGAGGATTTAGAGGCAACATTTCAATGTAGGGTAAAATGGAAGGAAAATTTTACAACATGTACATTAGACCAAACAATGGTAACAGAACCAGAGACATTTACCACACTAACATCAGAGACATCAACCATACCAACACCAGAAACATCGACCAAACCAACACCAGATACATCAACCACACCAGCACCAAAGACATCAACCAAACCAACATCAGATACATCAATCGCACCAGCACCAGATACATCAACCGCACCAGCACCAGATACATCAACCGCACCAACACAAGAGACATCAATCACACAAACACTAGAGACATCAACCAAACAAAAACCAGAGACATCAACCAAACCAACACCAGAGACATCAACCAAACCAACACTAGAGACATCAACCAAACCAACACTAGAGACATCAACTACACAAACACCAGAGACATCAACCACACTACCACCAGAGGCACCAACAACACCAACCCCAGAAACATTGACCAAACCAACACCAGAGACACCAACCAAACTAGCACCAGAGACATCAACCACACAAACCCCAGAAAGATTGATTACCAAAGCTTTAGACACAACTGTCGCAAGTCTATCCCAATCAGTTGCTACAGatgaaaaacaagaaaatataaCATCTACAGACAAACTAAAATATCTATTAGCAATTCCAGCTGTTATTTGTGCTTGCATTCTAGTTCTTGTAATTTGTGTCTTGAAGAAACGAGCTAAAAAAGGAAAGTCTAAAACAGATGGTGATAAAGTGCAGATGAAGTATTGGATACAAAGGAAAGATCAGGATTCCAACGAAAGTCAGGGATTATCTACAGAGGATAATCCAGTGTGTGATGGATCACACACTGAACTGAGGAAACCGTCTGACAGACAAAATAGAAATGAAATTTACACCTATGCTCAGATAGATCCTATGGGAAATCAGCAAGATAAGGAGGCAGAATGTCCATCAGAAGATGACCCTGTAATGGTTGACAACAACTTTTATGAAGGTGCGACTGATGTTGCAAAATCACAGAGCAAATTACAGCAAGATAAGGAGACTGAATGTCTAACAGAAGATGACCTGTAATGGTtgataacaacatttatgaagGTGTGTAACTATCAAGAAAATAAATGcaacattatatatataacatcAATCAAGTTGatatttataaactttttagattttttatttGACTACAGTGCATATATTTTAGTCAAGAATTATCTTATTGGATATTTGATAATTATGCAGAAGACTTTTCTTTGAGCAGTCActttaaatttgaattatttaaaattcattttatcAACAATTGTATTGCTACTGCTATAAAAATTACTCAATCAATTACTTGATTACAGTTACACTTGTTCACCTcaattgtgtttttaaaaaaggtcaTTAAAGAACTTTCTATGAAATACAAAAtctagaataaaaataaaagtacacAAGTTGCTTTATctaatttgtaatatttgtggAGAAATCATAACTATCTATTAAAGATTATTATAGGAACAAGTAAATTTCCAAAGAATAGAacgatattatattatttattgttttaatcatgCTGTATTCATAGGCGCTATATGTTCCTTGTTTCAAATTACCCCATTCAGGTATATGACCTTAGACATTCAATTTTATAGATAATCCTAAGCAGCAACAATGTATTGTAATGATATTATAGTTTATCTATTTGACTGAATACATCGGTCTGTGAATATATATTCCATACTATTATTAGGGCAACATCGTGTAAACAAAAGCAGATAAAAGAAGAACTACAGTTTTGTTTAgtaaataaacatgtaaaagGCTCAGCGAAGTATACTCAATTTTGTATATTCTTTGCGAATAAACAAAATGCTAAGTTCCTAAGCAGAAAAAGACATAATGAATTGGATTAAGAATACACTTATTggatttaaatacaatttaataaatcgctacagataaaaaaaaagtatttgtaaagtaacaaatatttatttcagagAAAATGTTTAAGACACTTAATTATTCAAAACTTTTATTCTACATTAATGGAATATTCCACTTAAGGAAGTTAACTTTAAATATCAAAAAATCTGCGAATTAAGCATAAATGATCACAAATTGCAGTCATGGTGGGAAATATTCTTGTTAACATTTTGTGGTTTCTCTGTCTCATAACGTACACTGTGGCAACAACCCAACAAGAA
This DNA window, taken from Antedon mediterranea chromosome 9, ecAntMedi1.1, whole genome shotgun sequence, encodes the following:
- the LOC140058395 gene encoding uncharacterized protein encodes the protein MMGGKCVDMLWIILLIINIHQTTQEESRQLVSGESSTIIDDTKGDINEIDLKCTNQTFTEENYIIWYRTSGDTQNKTEIYRNGILLTSNLGKEALAYSLYNSTEAEFTISIARALGQYFHLNRYRCEVIATNTGKELIDITGSVLLSIQYPPPAPYPLCTSTGYQSDLIGQNVILTCTTQLGNPIINIEWWRNEVRVRNEDVEYNKNKERFTEHSLDYTFNLRQEDLEATFQCRVKWKENFTTCTLDQTMVTEPETFTTLTSETSTIPTPETSTKPTPDTSTTPAPKTSTKPTSDTSIAPAPDTSTAPAPDTSTAPTQETSITQTLETSTKQKPETSTKPTPETSTKPTLETSTKPTLETSTTQTPETSTTLPPEAPTTPTPETLTKPTPETPTKLAPETSTTQTPERLITKALDTTVASLSQSVATDEKQENITSTDKLKYLLAIPAVICACILVLVICVLKKRAKKGKSKTDGDKVQMKYWIQRKDQDSNESQGLSTEDNPVCDGSHTELRKPSDRQNRNEIYTYAQIDPMGNQQDKEAECPSEDDPVMVDNNFYEGATDVAKSQSKLQQDKETECLTEDDL